In Mucilaginibacter auburnensis, the genomic stretch ATGCACAACGGACACCGCTTCCACATGGAATGATATTCGGCACCAAACCTGATACAAGTGTAGTTTTAGATGCAGCTAAACTGGATAGCTCAATGGATAGAAGAAACCGTATCTCTACCATAATTAAAGGCCGCGTTTTAAGAGTTACTGACACTCAAAATGGCTGGTTTGAAATGGAGGCCGGCAAGGGCAAGCTTATCTCTGCGCGTTTTAAAAATGACGGCATCAAGCTACCCTCCGCGTTAAAAGGGCGCGTGGTTATTATACAAGGTATAGCTGCCCGAAAAATGGAAGCAGTTAACGGCAAACCTGCAGGCACTGTGGTAAAAAATGTTAAAGACCCTGAAAAAACCAGAGACGGTACTATTCCGCTTATTTTTGAAGTTGCGGGGCTCATGGTTTACCAGTAGCTATCATTATAACTCGTATTAAATCAGTACATATTTGTTTAAAAAGCAGATGCTTACCGTTATTTTTATCAAATAAGCCATTGATTTTTTATGTGCTTTTTATAACTTGCCCATCCCTAGTTAAAAAAGCAAATGAAGTTAAAGTCCCGAGACGTTAGCACTGTCATCATTATAAATAAAAGTGACGCAGCAACCAAAACGCTGCAGGTAAAAACAAAGCATATAAGCAGGTTAAAGTATTACGCACTGGGTTTGTTCAGCATAATATCCCTGCTTATACTCACCATTTTTATACAGCAAAAACAAAGCGCACAGCATGAACTGGAACGCCAGCAACTGCTATCACAGATAAGCAATTTGAAAGGTCAGATACCCGAAACGGTCAAAAAAACTGAAGAAGACCACGAAGCACAAAGCTACGTTCAGGCTATTGAAGGAAAGCTGAAAAAGATCAACGATTATTTAAGAAAACGCGGTTTGAAAAGCTTTACTGCGCCTGCCATGGGTGGCAACGGGAATGCCGACACTGCTTTATCTGACAAGGAAGTTTATATGGCTTATGATAGCTATTTGAATAGCGTTGTAAATGCAGTGGCCTTCACACCTATGGGCTACCCGCGTATCAGCGCTTTTACATCAAGGTTTGGCTACAGGAGTGATCCTTTTAGCAGCGGCCGTGCAGAATACCACCCCGGTATTGACTTTAAAGGCAATTATGGCGACGGCGTAAAATGCACCGCCAATGGCCGTGTTGTTGCAGCAGGATGGGCAGGCGGTTATGGCAACTGCGTACGTGTTAAGCATAATAATGGTTACGAAACGCTGTATGGTCACCTGTCGCGCATTACGGTGAAGGTTGGACAAAAGGTTAGCGTTGGCGATAAAGTTGGTCAGGTTGGCTCAACCGGCCGGTCAACGGGGGCACATTTACATTACGAGGTTAGACTAAATGGAAAACCGGTGAACCCAACCAGGTTTTTAACGCTGAATAACTAATGGGGCTTTTAAAAAAGAACACAGAAGCCGCCATTTACAAGCAAACCGTAACTACCCTGATAAGCGAGGGTTCGGTTGTTAGTGGTAGCTTAACAGCGAAGGCCTTTGCCCGCATAGACGGCCACATAAAAGGCGATGTTGAAATATCCGAAGGGATAATATTAGGTAAACATGGCAGCATTGATGGCCATGTACGTACCAAAGAAATGGTTGTGCATGGTAAGGTTAACGGCAACATTACGGTCAACTCCATTGAAATTGGCGCCACCGGCGTTGTAACCGGCGATATCACTACTGCTTCTTTATCTGTTGAAACGGGTGGTGTTTACAACGGCAGGCTGGTTATGCATACCTAATCGTCATAAATGTGTAGTGAAAATCAAAGCATTTCACTTTCACGGGGGAATACTGTATTTTTGCATTTCAAAAAATTGAAACGCTATGTCATCAGTAGAGACCGCTTACACCAAATACAAAGTTAAAGACTTTTCGCTTGCAGAATGGGGCCGCAAAGAAATTGAATTAGCCGAAGCAGAAATGCCGGGCTTAATGGCCCTTCGTAAAGAATTTGGTGCATCAAAACCATTAAAAGGAGCGCGCATTGCAGGCTGTCTGCACATGACCATCCAAACCGCAGTATTAATTGAAACGCTTGTTGAACTGGGTGCAGAAGTTACCTGGTCATCATGTAATATATTCTCAACACAAGACCACGCCGCTGCTGCTATTGCTGCTGCCGGTATTTCTGTTTACGCCTGGAAGGGCATGAATGCCGAAGAGTTTGACTGGTGCATTGAGCAAACGCTTTTCTTTGGCGAAGACCGCCAGCCGTTAAACATGATCTTAGATGACGGTGGCGACTTAACCAATATGGTGTTAGACCGTTACCCTGAGCTGGTTGCCGGCATCAGAGGCATCTCTGAAGAAACTACTACCGGTGTACACCGCTTATACGAGCGTGTTAAAGCCGGTACTTTACCAATGCCTGCCATCAACATTAACGACTCGGTTACCAAATCAAAATTTGATAATAAATATGGCTGCCGCGAGTCATTGGTTGACGCTATCCGTCGTGCAACTGATGTGATGATGGCCGGTAAAGTAGGTGTTGTTTGCGGTTATGGCGACGTAGGTAAAGGCAGCGCCGACTCATTACGCAACGCAGGTGTACGTGTTATTGTAACCGAAATTGACCCTATCTGCGCTTTACAGGCAGCTATGGAAGGCTATGAGGTTAAAAAATTAAGCACCGCTATTGCTGAGGCCGATATAGTAGTTACTGCTACAGGCAACAAAAACATCGTTCGTGAGGAGCATTTCCGCGCGCTTAAAGACAAAGCTATTGTTTGTAACATAGGTCACTTTGATAATGAAATTGACATGGCCTGGTTAAACGGTGCTTATGGCAACACCAAAATTGAAATTAAGCCACAGGTTGACAAATATACCATTGAAGGTAAAGACGTAATTGTATTAGCCGAAGGCCGTTTAGTTAACTTAGGTTGTGCAACCGGTCACCCAAGCTTTGTAATGAGTAACTCATTCACCAACCAAACGTTGGCACAATTAGAGCTTTGGACCAATACCGACAAATACGAAAACCAGGTTTATGTGTTGCCTAAACACCTTGATGAAAAAGTTGCACGCCTGCACCTGGCTAAAATTGGTGTTGAGCTTGACGTTTTAGATCAAGATCAGGCAGATTACATTGGCGTACCGGTTGAAGGTCCGTTTAAACCGGAATACTACCGCTATTAATATAAGGTAAAAGGCGAAAGCTAAAAGGTTAAAGGCTCGATGTATATCGGGCCTTTTTTGTTGGGTGTCCGTCCGTTTTGTACTTTACCTCCTGACCGACTTATAGGCCATTGCCGTTGGCAATCCGTCTAAACTGATCCTGTTTTTTTCTCGCTTGTACTTCTCTAAACCTTCGGGTCCTTTATTTTCGGCCCATTTGTAGGCATGGTCACGTTCTCCGGTATGCTTATAAAGCGGCACACTAAAGCCGCATGACGTTTGCACCATAGTAATATCTGCCACAATAATTTGTCGGGTAAAGGGCAGCAGATCAAAATGCTGAGAAAGTTCAGACCAGTCGGCATCGCCTGGTAACACTGTTCTGCCGGTGCCATACAACCTCAGTATAAGCGGCGGGCCGTCAAAGGCACAAAACATAAACGTTACGCGTCCATTTTCTAACAGGTGCGCCGATGTCTCATTGCCACTTCCCACAATATCCATATAGGCAACCTGGTTAGCGCTCAACACCCGGAAGCAATCCAAGCCTTTTGGCGATAAATTGATATGCCCATTGGCCGCTAATGGTGCTGAACTCACAAAAAACATTTTTTGTTTGGCCATGAACTCCGCGTGCTTTTCTTCAATTTGATTGTAAAACTTTCCCATGGTTGATGAAGTATTAAACCATAAGTTATAAATAATTCCCTACATTTGCAATTCATCAGATGATATGTTGATTATGGAAATATTCATCGCTAAACGTTCATTGGCCGAGCAGGTAGCCGGTAAACTGCAGGAGCAGATATCGCTCGGGAAATACCAGGTGAATGAAAAACTACCCATTGAACCCGAACTCATGAAGATGTTCGGTGTGGGCCGCTCTACCATTAGGGAAGCTATAAAGGTGTTGGCTAATTCGGGTTTGGTGCGCGTACAGCAAGGTGCAGGCACTTTTGTGGCAGATGCCATCGCAGGTAAAGAACCCTTTGAGCAGCGCCTTAAACGCGCTAACAATACTGACCTTAACGAGGTGCGTGAGCTAATTGAAATGAAAATAGCCGAAAAAGCCGCCCAAAACCGGTCTGATAAAGATGTGGAAGAGATAAGCAAACACCTCCGTAACAGAAAAGAAGCTGCCGAAAGCGGTTTAATGAGGGAGTGTATTGAGGCCGATATCAGCTTTCACCTCGCTATTGCGCAGGCATCTAAGAATGAGATACTGGCAGACTTATACCGCTCGGTGGCTAATCATCTTAAAAACTGGTTCCTTGATTTTTATGTTGATACCAGCGCCTTTAAACGCACCTATCACCTGCACGAAGAATTGCTTAACAACATTATAAAACAGGATGCTAAAGCGGCATGGAATACCGCCGCCGAAATTGTTGCACCCAAAAGTTATTGATCATTTACCATCAGCCTTAAAAGGCTAATTATAAATATATATGGCTACCATTACCACCACCAATACCGATAGCAAACAAGCTGTACAGCAAACGGTATTTTCTATTTTGTTTACCATCAGCGCAGCACACTTTATAAATGACGTGCTGCAATCAGTTATCCCATCTGTATACCCTATGTTCAAGGCTAAATACAATTTAACCTTCGCGCAGATCGGGCTAATTACCCTAACCAACCAACTCACCGCCTCGTTATTGCAACCTATAGTAGGAAATTATACCGACAGAAAGCCACGTCCGTATTCATTGGCTATCGGCATGTGCTTTACATTAGTGGGTCTCTTGTCACTATCAATGGTATCAGGGTTTATCCATATCCTCATGTCGGTTGCATTGGTAGGTATAGGTTCATCTATCTTCCATCCGGAGGCCTCAAGAGTGGCTCACCTGGCATCGGGCGGTAAAAAGGGTTTGGCGCAGTCTATATTTCAATTAGGCGGAAATGCAGGAAGTGCCATCGGTCCGCTGGCTGCGGCTATTATTGTTATACCCAGAGGACAATCTAACATCATATGGTTCTGCTTGCTGGCTATTGCGGGCATCATCATATTAGCTCGTATTGCCAAATGGTATCAAGCGCGTATTGCCGACAGGGTAAAGAAAAAATATGAGTCGTCGGGCGATATTAATCCGGCCTTGTCTAAACAAAGGGTAATATGGTCATTGATCATTTTGCTGGTGTTGGTATTCTCCAAATACTTTTACATGGCCAGCATGACCAGCTATTATACCTTCTTTTTGATAGATAAGTTCCACTTAACCATACAGCAATCACAGATCTATCTGTTTACGTTTCTTGGCTCAGTAGCAGCAGGCACCTTATTTGGCGGCCCATTGGGCGATCGCTTTGGCCGTAAATACATCATCTGGATATCTATATTAGGAGTAGCGCCATTTACATTAATGTTGCCTTATGCATCGCTGTTTTGGACAGGCGTATTATCAGCCATAATTGGCTTTATTCTGGCATCTGCATTCTCGGCCATTTTGGTTTATGCTACCGAGTTGGTACCGGGTAAAGTAGGTATGATAGCAGGATTGTTCTTCGGCCTGGCGTTTGGTATGGGCGGTTTAGGTTCGGCGCTTTTAGGTAAACTGGCTGACGCTACCAGTATTAACTACGTGTTCAGGGTTTGTGCATTTTTACCGCTGATAGGCATACTAACAAGCTTGCTGCCGAATATTGAGGGGAAGAAGGCGTAAGCAAGCCCGTCCGACCGTCCGAAAGCGTTCGGTATTCTGAGCGGACGGACACCATGCACCACCCCGTCATTGCGAGGCACGAAGCAATCCCGAACTGGATAGGTAGCCCGCATGTTCATACGTTTGGCAATGTGTACAACTATCAGCGGATTGTCGCTCAGGGATTGCTTCGTGCCTCGCAATGACGTGTTGGGTTGATTGACGCAGTTTTCACCCTCCGTCCGAAAGCGTTCGGTATCCTGAGCGGACGGACATCTATATAAAAAGAAAACCCGCTCTGATCAACAAAGCGGGTTTTTCTTTTTATCTGGGGATGTCTTATTTCTTGAAATCAACCACTGCGAAGTAAGCCGGTTTACGCTCTAAGTTAACACCAAATAACAACGGGTAAGCTTTTAAACGCGGACCGCCAAAACCTCTTGGTGGGCCACCTGCCGGAGGACCGCCAGCCGGACGAGCGCCTGCCTGTGGTGCACCTGCCGGAGGGCCACCTGCCGGTGGAGCACCTTGCGGACGTGGGCCTTGACCAGGAGCCGCTTGTGTTGCTGCTGCGCCACCTGCTAAGCTGTTACGGCCATCTAACCAGCTGCCGCGATCTGCCACGTTCCAGAAAGTTACGTTGTTCAAGTATTTCTTGTTCTCGCGGAAGATCTCGAAGATCTCTTTATAACGCGCTGTTTGACGTGCTGACATTTCAGGAGTGTAAGCAGCAATGGTATCAGGCGTTTCACCAGGTTTAGTTGGCCTGCGCACGGTTACGTCAAGCTCAGTTACTTGTAATTTGACACCTAACGAAGCATATTTTGCAAATGCTGCTCTGATATCGTCTGTTGATGGTGTTTCAACCTTCCAGTGGCACTGTAAGCCAATACCGGTAATTGGAATTTTTTTATCTAACAGGCTTTTAACCAGCTTATAAATTTTGTCGCGTTTAGTTGGGTTACTTTCGTTGTAGTCATTATAGTATAACTCCACTTTCGGGTCGGCCTCATGTGCGTAGGTAAATGCAGCAGGAATAAAGTCATCGCCAGCAATTTGATACCAAAGCGAGTTGCGCATAAACACATCCTCTTTATCATCAATAGCCTCATTTACCACATCCCATGCGTAAATTTTGCCTTTATAACGATTTACAACAGTTGTAATATGTGTTTTTAAGCGGCTTAAAAGTACTTCTTTGCTTACATTCTGGCCGGTTAGGCTGTCTTTGAACATCCATGCGCCAACTTGAGTGTGCCATAGTAGGTTGTGCCCACGTATTTTGATGCCGTTCTTAACAGCGAAGTCAACAATTTTGTCGGCGTTTTCCCAGTTCCAAACATGTTCAGATGGGTGAACCGACACCATTTTCATGTCATTTTCAGGCGTAATGCTGTTAAACTCTTTTTTGATCAGCTCGGTCTCGTCGCCACCGGATGTGTTGCGCACATTAACAGCAACGCCAATTGAGAAATAATCTTTGTAATAATCTTTCAGGCCTTTTTCAGCCAAAAAAGCGCTGATAGCGCCATCCTTTTTTACAGCTGGCTTAGGGTCAACCCATTGTACAGCAACAATGGCCGAGCCCAGCGCTAACGCTACAACAGCGTTTTTTGCATGTCGTTTTTTGACAGCGCTTAATGAACGATACAGATTAGACATAATGGTAATGTTTTGTTTATAAAGGTGAATTAAAGTGCTAAATGGTATTGGTTTGCAAAAATGGCGTATTTACGCTCAATTTATAAGCTAATGAAAGAACTTTAGCTGTGAAATATGGCAACGTCACAAATAGTTTACAAAAGCTTAAGCTATTATTTTAATTAGCTTTTAACAGCTGTTTTGGGTACAGCAATGCGTTGTGCGCTGTAAATGCCTGAACTGCCACTACAATAGTAAGCCGTAAAGCAAGCTACAGCAAAAAACAGCACATACTCGCCACCGAATAATTCAACGCCCATCAAAGTACAGGCTAACGGCGTGTTGGTAGCGCCTGCAAAAACGGCTATAAAACCTAAAGCGGCAAACAAGCTTACAGGGGCATCCATTAATAAAGAAAGTGTATTACCTAAAGTAGCGCCTATGTAGAACAGGGGGGTAACCTCGCCCCCTTTAAAACCTGTACCCAATGTAACGGCGGTATAAATGGTTTTCCATAACCAGCTCCAGGTATCAGCGCCGCCATTAGCAAAGGCAGATGGGATGGTAATTGCACCCGGATATTCCGCATCAACGCCTAAGCTTAAATAATCTGGCTTGCCATTTATAAACGTAAGGGCAATAATAATAATGCCACCAATAACAGGAATAAGCCATTCAATTTTAATGAGCTTGGTCATGGTTGCTTTTACCGAATGAACCGCTGTTGCAAAAAGACGCGACGCTAAACCGAATGCTACCGATGCTATGATCACCTTTAACAGCAGTATTGAATCGAAAGTAAAGTAGCCTACCGCCTTTGGAATGATGTCGATATGGTAAGCCGTGTGATGGATACCCCATGCGCTTACAGTCATGTCGCCAACTATGGCCGCTACAAGGCAGGCTAATAATGCATCGTATTGTATACGGCCAATGGTTAATACTTCCAGGGCAAATATAGCACCGGCCAATGGCGTACCGAATACTGCGCCAAAGCCGGCGGCTATTCCGGCAGTGAGCATAATGCGGGTGTCTATAGCATTTAACTTAAAAAGCTTGCTGAAAAACTGTGCTATGCTTCCGCCAATTTGCACTGCCGTACCCTCGCGCCCTGCCGAACCACCAAAGAGATGGGTTATTACAGTAGCAGCTAATACCAGTGGAGCCATGCGTTTAGGCACACCACCGCCCGGCGTATGGATCTCGTCCATGATCAGGTTATTACCACGTTCTGCATTGGCGCCCCAGGCTTTATAAACGTACCAAATGGCCACACCTGCAACAGGCAGCGCATACAATAAGTAAGGGTGTGTAAACCTGAAACTGATGGCCCAGTGCAACAGCCACAAAAACAAGGCTACCATGCTGCCTATAGCAATAGCCATAGGTATAACATACGCAGCGTTGCGTAAAAGGTATTTAAAAGATATCAGTTTAACGGAAGGTAAAAGTTTCGAAAAGGTGCTCATCGCCTACAAAAAATATTTACAGCATTGCTTCACAGCAAAACCATGTAATAAAATAATTTGCAGGCGCCATCAGCTTTTTAAGGCGGTTCAGTCGGAAGACACCATTTCCGTAGAAGTAAATATATAAAAATTAATTGGCTGTTATAGTTGTCTTAAAATTTTTAACAGCGCGTACAATGCCCTGTACAATTTCATTCTGACCATCGTCTGATGCCAGGTATTTTTCCTCTTCAGGGTTGTTAATAAATCCGGTTTCAACCAATACCGCGGGCATAGCACTATGGGCAAGCACCAGTACGCCCTGCTCTTTTACACCAATGCTCTGCCTGCCATCGCTCTTAAATTCCTTGTTCAGGAAATCGCCAAACAGGATGCTATATTTGCGGTACTTTTGCAGGTAAGCGTTTAGCACAATGCGGTTGATAGGGTCAGCAGCATCATAGGTTTTATATTTTTCCTTGTAATCCTTTTCCTGATAGATAGAAGCATTCTCCATTATGGCCTCCCGCTGTTCGGCAACACGGTGGTAGCCGTACACCAGCATCATTACGCCTTTGCGTCGTCCCGGCTTTTCAGGAGAGGAGTTACAGTGGATGGATATAAACAGGTTACCTTCATTCTTATTGGCTATCTCCGACCGACGGTTCAACTCAATAAATGTATCATCAGAGCGTGTCATTACCACGGTTATGCCCGGCATTTGGGCCTTAATGGCATCCCGTAGTTTTTTGGCAATAGCTAAGGCAACTGTTTTCTCGTTAGCACTTGCGCCATGCGCACCCGGATCTTTTCCCCCGTGACCGGCATCAATTACAATGGTTTTAAACTTAAAGCCCGATGTAGGAGTACTGTTTTTGCTGCTATCCTGATATGTAAATGAGCTAAGCGAAATATACGCTATAGAAAGTATAAAGCTCAGCAGGCCGGTTTTTAAACGGGTATACGGTTTCTTCATTAAGAATAGTTTGTTTTGGCTACAAATAAGACCGGAAAAAGTTCTGAAAGTTTAGCTGCATTTAGGGCAAAGGCCTGTTGCGGTAAAATTAAAGCTCTCCAGTTTAAAGCCCGGCGGAAGGGTGATCTGAGGGAAATCATGATCATCTAAACAGTAAACATTATTGCAGTTGGTACAATTAAAGTGCAGGTGCTCATCCCGGTGGTCATGCTCATCACAGTCAGACGAGCACAGGGCATAATTAGCTGTTCCGTTAAGGTCAAATACTTTATGGATGATGCCTTTCTCTTCAAATGCGCTTAAAATACGGTACAGGGTTACACGGTCAACATTGCCTATCACACTTTCAAGGTCGGGCTGAGAGGTAGCAACATTTTTTTGTGAAAGCATAGATAACACCCTTAAGCGTGGTTCGGTACGTTTAAGGTTATGTTTTTTAAGCAAATGCTCAAAATGCTGTTCGCTGTTGTGTGTATGTGCCATTGAGTTACCGTTAAATAAACAGAGCAACAAATTTACTAACAATACAATGTGATTAACAATAGTTTATGTTAATCATGCAGGTGCCCTGCATGCCTGCGGTGTTTCAGGTGAAAAAAATGAGTTTCGGTACTGCAGCTATCCACATATTTATAGTTTAAAAAGTGCGCCAGTGCTATGGTTAAACCACCCACCGGAACCACAATAGCTTCTATCCACCCGTGTAATAATGTATGCCCCGCAATTATTACAACAAACCCTCCCAACAACAACAGTAATGGCGCAGGGCGTTTATGTGTACGAAAGTAGGACAAGAAAATGGATGATACGCCTAACAATAAAGCCAGCAATATCATTCCCCATTCAAAAAGCGGATGCGTTAAAAAGCCTAACCCGGCCAATGGCAAAAAGGTAAGCATCAGCGGTACTACCGCGCAATGAAGCGCGCATAGCGTTGATGCGGTTATACCTATCCGGTCAAGTCGGGAACTGCGTTTTTTTGCCGTCACACCACAAATATACACAAATGCAATGTAGTTGCATTTTATTTTTTTATGATGATATTGAAATGACGTAGGGATATAATAAAAGTATAATCAGTTATATTTGTTTAAACCTGTAACTTTGCAGAGAAACAATCGTATACAACTAACAGGAGTATAACTTTTTTAAATCCCGATACGTATAACAAAGCATGAGTACCGATAATAAACCTGTAAGCATCTTATTAGTTGATGATGATGAGATAAATAATTTCATCTCTATCAAGCTGATAAAGAAGGCTGTTGAGAACACCGAAATATCGGCCTGTTTAAACGGCAGGTTTGCTATTGATGAGCTGTTGCAAATACAAAAACGAGATCCTAACGAATTGCCCGACTTTATTTTATTGGACATTAACATGCCGATAATGAACGGCTGGGAGTTTTTAGACGAGTACCGCCGACTGAATATTGACCCGGCAGGTAAAACCAAAATATTTATTATCTCATCGTCTGTTTTTAGTAACGACATCAATAAGGCTAAATCATACCCGCTGGTACAAAACTTTATCTCTAAACCTTTGAGCGTTGATAAGATAAAGGAAATGTTTGCAGTGTAAAGATATTACCTTGAAGCAGCTACACGTTTTGTAAGCGCCACAAAGTCATCCACGCTTAACCGTTCCGCGCGTAACTCCAAAGTAGCATCTTCGCCCATTTTCTCTTTGTTGATCAATGCCGATATAGCGTTGCGTAATGTTTTTCTACGTTGATTAAAGCCCGCTTTAACTATTTGCCAAAACAGTTTCTCATCACAATCCAGCGTCTCTTTTTCATTTCGTGTTAAACGTATAACAGCCGAGAGCACCTTAGGTGGCGGATTAAACACACCCGCTTTCACCGTAAACAGGTATTCAACCTTATAATAAGCTTGCAAAAACACACTTAAAATACCGTATTCTTTACTGCCGGGTTTGGCAGCGCAGCGCTCAGCGACTTCTTTTTGAAACATACCAACTATTTCAATAACCTGATGGCGGTTATCCAATATCTTAAAAAGTATTTGCGATGATATGTTGTAAGGAAAGTTGCCGATCACGGCCATCGGGCCGCTAAAGGCTGCGGCAAAATCCATTTCTAAAAAATCAGCGTTGATGAGCCTGTTGCCCAGCTCAGGGTACTTTTTTTTAAGAAACTCGTATGATTCTGTATCAATGTCTATCAAATGCACCTCATAGCCTTCGCGCTGCAGTAATATGTCTGACAGGATGCCCATGCCCGGGCCAACCTCCAGCACCTGGGTATACCTACCTTCGGGGCGCAGCGCATCCACAATTTTAGTGGCAATGTTTTTATCTGTTAAAAAATGCTGACCTAAATGCTTCTTCGCCCTAACTAATGACATATTACAGTATATATATT encodes the following:
- a CDS encoding DUF4920 domain-containing protein, producing the protein MRYLLACIGLCMALNTYAQRTPLPHGMIFGTKPDTSVVLDAAKLDSSMDRRNRISTIIKGRVLRVTDTQNGWFEMEAGKGKLISARFKNDGIKLPSALKGRVVIIQGIAARKMEAVNGKPAGTVVKNVKDPEKTRDGTIPLIFEVAGLMVYQ
- a CDS encoding M23 family metallopeptidase, with protein sequence MKLKSRDVSTVIIINKSDAATKTLQVKTKHISRLKYYALGLFSIISLLILTIFIQQKQSAQHELERQQLLSQISNLKGQIPETVKKTEEDHEAQSYVQAIEGKLKKINDYLRKRGLKSFTAPAMGGNGNADTALSDKEVYMAYDSYLNSVVNAVAFTPMGYPRISAFTSRFGYRSDPFSSGRAEYHPGIDFKGNYGDGVKCTANGRVVAAGWAGGYGNCVRVKHNNGYETLYGHLSRITVKVGQKVSVGDKVGQVGSTGRSTGAHLHYEVRLNGKPVNPTRFLTLNN
- a CDS encoding bactofilin family protein codes for the protein MGLLKKNTEAAIYKQTVTTLISEGSVVSGSLTAKAFARIDGHIKGDVEISEGIILGKHGSIDGHVRTKEMVVHGKVNGNITVNSIEIGATGVVTGDITTASLSVETGGVYNGRLVMHT
- the ahcY gene encoding adenosylhomocysteinase; translated protein: MSSVETAYTKYKVKDFSLAEWGRKEIELAEAEMPGLMALRKEFGASKPLKGARIAGCLHMTIQTAVLIETLVELGAEVTWSSCNIFSTQDHAAAAIAAAGISVYAWKGMNAEEFDWCIEQTLFFGEDRQPLNMILDDGGDLTNMVLDRYPELVAGIRGISEETTTGVHRLYERVKAGTLPMPAININDSVTKSKFDNKYGCRESLVDAIRRATDVMMAGKVGVVCGYGDVGKGSADSLRNAGVRVIVTEIDPICALQAAMEGYEVKKLSTAIAEADIVVTATGNKNIVREEHFRALKDKAIVCNIGHFDNEIDMAWLNGAYGNTKIEIKPQVDKYTIEGKDVIVLAEGRLVNLGCATGHPSFVMSNSFTNQTLAQLELWTNTDKYENQVYVLPKHLDEKVARLHLAKIGVELDVLDQDQADYIGVPVEGPFKPEYYRY
- a CDS encoding pyridoxamine 5'-phosphate oxidase family protein, with the translated sequence MGKFYNQIEEKHAEFMAKQKMFFVSSAPLAANGHINLSPKGLDCFRVLSANQVAYMDIVGSGNETSAHLLENGRVTFMFCAFDGPPLILRLYGTGRTVLPGDADWSELSQHFDLLPFTRQIIVADITMVQTSCGFSVPLYKHTGERDHAYKWAENKGPEGLEKYKREKNRISLDGLPTAMAYKSVRR
- a CDS encoding FadR/GntR family transcriptional regulator, whose protein sequence is MEIFIAKRSLAEQVAGKLQEQISLGKYQVNEKLPIEPELMKMFGVGRSTIREAIKVLANSGLVRVQQGAGTFVADAIAGKEPFEQRLKRANNTDLNEVRELIEMKIAEKAAQNRSDKDVEEISKHLRNRKEAAESGLMRECIEADISFHLAIAQASKNEILADLYRSVANHLKNWFLDFYVDTSAFKRTYHLHEELLNNIIKQDAKAAWNTAAEIVAPKSY
- a CDS encoding MFS transporter yields the protein MATITTTNTDSKQAVQQTVFSILFTISAAHFINDVLQSVIPSVYPMFKAKYNLTFAQIGLITLTNQLTASLLQPIVGNYTDRKPRPYSLAIGMCFTLVGLLSLSMVSGFIHILMSVALVGIGSSIFHPEASRVAHLASGGKKGLAQSIFQLGGNAGSAIGPLAAAIIVIPRGQSNIIWFCLLAIAGIIILARIAKWYQARIADRVKKKYESSGDINPALSKQRVIWSLIILLVLVFSKYFYMASMTSYYTFFLIDKFHLTIQQSQIYLFTFLGSVAAGTLFGGPLGDRFGRKYIIWISILGVAPFTLMLPYASLFWTGVLSAIIGFILASAFSAILVYATELVPGKVGMIAGLFFGLAFGMGGLGSALLGKLADATSINYVFRVCAFLPLIGILTSLLPNIEGKKA
- a CDS encoding endo-1,4-beta-xylanase, which codes for MSNLYRSLSAVKKRHAKNAVVALALGSAIVAVQWVDPKPAVKKDGAISAFLAEKGLKDYYKDYFSIGVAVNVRNTSGGDETELIKKEFNSITPENDMKMVSVHPSEHVWNWENADKIVDFAVKNGIKIRGHNLLWHTQVGAWMFKDSLTGQNVSKEVLLSRLKTHITTVVNRYKGKIYAWDVVNEAIDDKEDVFMRNSLWYQIAGDDFIPAAFTYAHEADPKVELYYNDYNESNPTKRDKIYKLVKSLLDKKIPITGIGLQCHWKVETPSTDDIRAAFAKYASLGVKLQVTELDVTVRRPTKPGETPDTIAAYTPEMSARQTARYKEIFEIFRENKKYLNNVTFWNVADRGSWLDGRNSLAGGAAATQAAPGQGPRPQGAPPAGGPPAGAPQAGARPAGGPPAGGPPRGFGGPRLKAYPLLFGVNLERKPAYFAVVDFKK
- a CDS encoding voltage-gated chloride channel family protein codes for the protein MSTFSKLLPSVKLISFKYLLRNAAYVIPMAIAIGSMVALFLWLLHWAISFRFTHPYLLYALPVAGVAIWYVYKAWGANAERGNNLIMDEIHTPGGGVPKRMAPLVLAATVITHLFGGSAGREGTAVQIGGSIAQFFSKLFKLNAIDTRIMLTAGIAAGFGAVFGTPLAGAIFALEVLTIGRIQYDALLACLVAAIVGDMTVSAWGIHHTAYHIDIIPKAVGYFTFDSILLLKVIIASVAFGLASRLFATAVHSVKATMTKLIKIEWLIPVIGGIIIIALTFINGKPDYLSLGVDAEYPGAITIPSAFANGGADTWSWLWKTIYTAVTLGTGFKGGEVTPLFYIGATLGNTLSLLMDAPVSLFAALGFIAVFAGATNTPLACTLMGVELFGGEYVLFFAVACFTAYYCSGSSGIYSAQRIAVPKTAVKS
- a CDS encoding N-acetylmuramoyl-L-alanine amidase family protein yields the protein MKKPYTRLKTGLLSFILSIAYISLSSFTYQDSSKNSTPTSGFKFKTIVIDAGHGGKDPGAHGASANEKTVALAIAKKLRDAIKAQMPGITVVMTRSDDTFIELNRRSEIANKNEGNLFISIHCNSSPEKPGRRKGVMMLVYGYHRVAEQREAIMENASIYQEKDYKEKYKTYDAADPINRIVLNAYLQKYRKYSILFGDFLNKEFKSDGRQSIGVKEQGVLVLAHSAMPAVLVETGFINNPEEEKYLASDDGQNEIVQGIVRAVKNFKTTITAN